The Nocardia arthritidis genome has a window encoding:
- a CDS encoding NUDIX hydrolase: protein MTMRWSVLGSRSLYRSDFVELRLADVELPDGLRFEHHVLHLASSAGVAIVRRDSVLMLWRHRFITDTWAWELPAGGIEPGETPAAAAAREAEEETGWRPFRLTELAYIQPIAGIADSEQYVFRADDAVRIGEPADPNEAERIAWVPLSGVPALIAARQIVAAATVVALLRLCLLTVRQEI from the coding sequence ATGACCATGCGGTGGTCGGTCCTCGGCTCACGCTCGCTGTACCGCAGCGACTTCGTCGAGTTGCGGCTCGCCGACGTCGAACTGCCGGACGGTCTGCGGTTCGAGCATCATGTGCTGCACCTGGCCTCGTCGGCGGGGGTCGCGATAGTGCGCCGCGACAGCGTGCTGATGCTGTGGCGGCACCGGTTCATCACCGACACCTGGGCCTGGGAGTTGCCCGCCGGTGGCATCGAACCAGGTGAAACCCCGGCGGCAGCGGCCGCACGGGAGGCGGAAGAGGAGACGGGGTGGCGACCGTTCCGGCTCACCGAACTCGCCTACATTCAGCCGATCGCCGGAATCGCCGACTCCGAGCAGTATGTGTTCCGGGCCGACGACGCGGTGCGGATAGGCGAGCCCGCCGACCCCAACGAAGCCGAGCGAATCGCCTGGGTGCCCTTGTCCGGTGTGCCCGCCCTGATCGCGGCGCGCCAGATCGTCGCCGCCGCGACTGTGGTAGCTCTGCTCCGGCTGTGCCTGCTCACGGTGCGGCAGGAGATCTGA
- a CDS encoding alpha/beta fold hydrolase, producing MPFITTPDGVDIYYKDWGNGQPIVFSHGWPLSSDDWDAQLMFFVSHGFRVIAHDRRGHGRSAQVAEGHDMDHYADDLAAVVSHLDLSDAVHIGHSTGGGEVVRYLTRHGQDRAAKAVLISAVPPIMVKTADNPGGLDKSVFDDIQEQVATRRSDFFRTFAEGPFYGYNRPGAQPSEGVIANWWRQGMAGGAKAHYDGVVAFSQTDFTEELTKITIPVLVMHGEDDQVVPIENTGVRSAELLPNGTLKTYPGFPHGMPTTEAATINADLLAFIRS from the coding sequence ATGCCTTTCATCACAACGCCGGACGGCGTGGACATCTACTACAAGGACTGGGGCAACGGACAGCCCATCGTCTTCAGCCACGGCTGGCCCTTGTCCTCGGACGACTGGGACGCACAACTGATGTTCTTCGTGTCCCATGGTTTTCGGGTGATCGCGCACGACCGGCGCGGCCATGGTCGTTCCGCGCAGGTCGCCGAGGGGCACGATATGGATCACTATGCCGATGACCTGGCCGCCGTCGTCTCCCATCTCGATCTGTCGGACGCGGTTCATATCGGTCATTCCACCGGCGGCGGTGAGGTCGTGCGCTACCTCACCCGGCATGGACAGGATCGGGCGGCCAAAGCCGTTCTGATCAGTGCGGTGCCGCCGATCATGGTGAAGACCGCCGATAATCCGGGCGGACTGGACAAGTCGGTTTTCGATGACATCCAAGAACAGGTCGCCACCCGCCGGTCGGATTTCTTCCGCACCTTCGCCGAGGGACCGTTCTACGGTTACAACCGGCCCGGCGCACAGCCTTCCGAGGGAGTGATCGCCAACTGGTGGCGGCAGGGCATGGCCGGCGGCGCCAAGGCACACTACGACGGTGTCGTCGCATTTTCCCAGACCGACTTCACCGAGGAGCTTACGAAGATCACGATCCCGGTCCTCGTCATGCACGGGGAGGACGACCAGGTGGTCCCGATCGAGAACACCGGCGTCCGCTCGGCCGAACTGCTGCCCAACGGCACGCTCAAAACCTATCCGGGTTTCCCGCACGGTATGCCGACCACCGAAGCCGCGACCATCAACGCCGACCTGCTCGCATTCATTCGATCCTGA
- a CDS encoding GlxA family transcriptional regulator yields MSSFAGAPRKRIGFLIFDGVKLLDFVGPAEVFVEANQTVCDYEVVVLSPDGCPVRTSIGTRIEVNGAAADPGRFDTVVIAGSELPPARFVTEQVLAAACSLSSRTRRFASICSGTFVVAALGLLDGRRATTHWKFAGELAHRYPAVDVRPDAIFVRDGNLYSSAGVVAGVDLALAMVEEDHGPDVARRVAQSLVVYMQRAGGQSQFSAHLNGPAPRSPLVRRAVDLICADPAYPHTVQTLAAHARVSPRHLTRLFRAELERSPAEYVGFVRFCTARDLLHAGHSVTEAAITAGYGTSEALRRAFIARLGISPRKYQQRFRSTGFAPATPADEPELAVS; encoded by the coding sequence ATGTCCTCATTCGCGGGTGCACCGCGCAAGCGCATCGGGTTCCTGATCTTCGACGGGGTCAAGCTGCTCGATTTCGTCGGTCCGGCAGAGGTTTTCGTGGAGGCCAATCAGACGGTCTGCGACTACGAGGTGGTCGTGCTGTCACCCGATGGGTGTCCCGTGCGGACCTCGATCGGCACCCGGATCGAGGTCAATGGCGCGGCCGCCGATCCCGGGCGCTTCGACACCGTGGTGATCGCGGGCAGTGAACTGCCACCCGCCCGTTTCGTGACCGAACAGGTGCTGGCCGCGGCCTGCTCGCTCTCGTCCCGCACGCGGCGCTTCGCCTCGATCTGCAGCGGCACGTTCGTGGTGGCCGCACTCGGGCTGCTGGACGGCCGCCGGGCGACCACGCACTGGAAGTTCGCGGGCGAGCTGGCCCATCGATATCCGGCGGTCGATGTGCGGCCCGATGCCATTTTCGTGCGCGACGGAAACCTGTACAGCTCAGCGGGAGTGGTGGCGGGCGTGGATCTGGCATTGGCCATGGTCGAGGAGGACCACGGGCCGGATGTGGCGCGGCGGGTGGCGCAATCGCTGGTGGTGTACATGCAGCGCGCGGGTGGGCAGTCGCAGTTCTCGGCCCACCTGAACGGGCCCGCGCCGCGCAGCCCGCTCGTGCGGCGGGCGGTGGACCTGATCTGCGCGGACCCGGCCTACCCGCACACCGTGCAGACCCTGGCCGCGCACGCCCGGGTCAGTCCGCGCCACCTGACCAGACTGTTTCGCGCAGAACTGGAGCGCTCGCCCGCCGAGTACGTGGGCTTCGTCCGCTTCTGTACCGCGCGAGACCTCTTGCACGCCGGGCATTCCGTGACCGAGGCCGCCATAACCGCCGGATACGGCACCAGCGAGGCCCTGCGCCGGGCCTTCATCGCACGGTTGGGCATCTCACCGCGCAAATATCAGCAGCGATTCCGCTCGACCGGTTTCGCGCCCGCGACGCCGGCGGATGAGCCGGAGCTGGCAGTGTCCTGA